The following are encoded together in the Bradyrhizobium sp. CCGUVB1N3 genome:
- a CDS encoding ABC transporter ATP-binding protein, producing MSEALLEVTELTKHYPVRAGVLRRQVGTVHAVDGVSFSLGTGETLGLVGESGCGKSTVARSVLRLVEPTSGQIRLDGEDITHLSKSELRPHRRSMQIVFQDPFASLNPRMTAGDIVGEPLAVHGLARGKALEARVARLFEQVGLRPDQMRNFPHQFSGGQRQRICIARALALEPRLIVCDEPVSALDVSIQAQVINLLIDLQRQHGFSYLFIAHDLAVVAHISHRVAVMYLGRIVEIADKDELFRNPRHPYTQALLASVPIANPHAKRLAPLVDGDVPSPVNPPSGCAFHTRCRFAMERCKAERPALVDAGDGHQVACLLNEGTGRAQ from the coding sequence ATGAGCGAGGCGCTGCTCGAGGTCACCGAGCTGACCAAGCACTATCCGGTGCGGGCCGGCGTGCTGCGGCGGCAGGTCGGCACCGTGCATGCGGTCGATGGCGTCAGCTTCTCGCTCGGCACGGGCGAGACGCTGGGCCTCGTTGGCGAATCCGGCTGTGGCAAGTCGACGGTGGCGCGCAGCGTGCTGCGGCTGGTCGAGCCGACCTCGGGCCAGATTCGCCTTGACGGCGAGGACATCACGCATCTCTCCAAGTCCGAGCTGCGGCCGCATCGCCGTTCGATGCAGATCGTGTTCCAGGACCCGTTTGCATCGCTCAATCCGCGCATGACCGCGGGCGACATCGTCGGCGAGCCGCTCGCGGTGCATGGCCTCGCCAGAGGCAAAGCGCTGGAGGCGCGCGTCGCAAGACTGTTCGAGCAGGTTGGCCTGCGGCCCGACCAGATGCGCAATTTCCCGCACCAGTTCTCCGGCGGCCAGCGCCAGCGCATCTGCATCGCGCGGGCGCTGGCGCTTGAGCCGCGGCTGATCGTCTGCGACGAGCCGGTCTCGGCGCTCGACGTCTCGATCCAGGCGCAGGTGATCAACCTTTTGATCGACCTGCAACGCCAGCACGGCTTCTCCTATCTCTTCATCGCGCATGATCTGGCCGTGGTCGCCCATATCAGCCACCGCGTTGCGGTGATGTATCTCGGCCGCATCGTCGAGATCGCCGACAAGGACGAGCTGTTCAGGAATCCGCGCCATCCCTACACGCAAGCCCTGCTCGCCTCGGTCCCGATCGCCAACCCGCATGCGAAGCGGCTCGCGCCGCTGGTCGACGGCGACGTGCCAAGCCCCGTCAATCCGCCGTCGGGATGCGCCTTCCACACCCGCTGCCGCTTTGCGATGGAGCGGTGCAAGGCGGAGCGGCCGGCGCTGGTGGACGCCGGCGACGGACATCAGGTGGCGTGTTTGCTCAATGAGGGGACGGGGCGAGCCCAGTAG
- a CDS encoding ABC transporter permease, whose product MAAIDYDLELKRAGAGATGGWRHVLFLAQRHVLGAAGLIIMTLFVFTAIFANVLARFDPLTVDAAHALARPSALHLMGTDSFGRDVFSRIIHGARISLAVGLGSTALGASIGVIVGLTSGYLSGWVDLVFQRVSDILQALPLLVLALVMTAALGPSLPNVIIAIAIPLIPTVARVIRANTLALREQPFVEAAKSIGMSEVRIALRHVLPNTLAPLIVLATAQLGSTILTEASLSFLGLGIPEPYPSWGRMLSESAAEYVRTAPWLVIFPGIAISLAVFGTNLFGDALRDILDPRQRG is encoded by the coding sequence TTGGCCGCGATCGACTATGACCTCGAACTGAAGCGTGCCGGCGCCGGCGCGACGGGGGGCTGGCGGCATGTGCTGTTCCTGGCGCAGCGGCATGTGCTGGGCGCGGCCGGGCTGATCATCATGACCCTGTTCGTGTTCACCGCGATCTTCGCCAACGTCCTCGCCCGCTTCGACCCCCTCACCGTCGATGCCGCACATGCGCTCGCGCGCCCGAGCGCGCTGCACTTGATGGGCACGGATTCGTTCGGCCGCGACGTCTTCAGCCGCATCATCCACGGCGCGCGGATTTCGCTTGCGGTCGGGCTCGGCTCGACCGCGCTTGGCGCGTCGATCGGCGTCATCGTCGGCCTCACCTCGGGTTATCTCTCCGGCTGGGTCGATCTCGTGTTTCAGCGCGTCTCCGACATCCTCCAGGCGTTGCCGCTTCTGGTGCTGGCACTGGTCATGACGGCCGCGCTCGGGCCGTCGCTGCCGAACGTCATCATCGCGATCGCCATTCCGCTGATCCCGACGGTGGCGCGCGTCATCCGCGCCAACACGCTGGCGCTGCGCGAGCAGCCGTTCGTCGAAGCCGCCAAGTCGATCGGCATGAGCGAGGTGCGGATCGCGCTCCGCCACGTGCTGCCGAACACGCTGGCGCCGCTGATCGTGCTCGCCACCGCACAGCTCGGCTCGACCATTTTGACCGAAGCCTCGCTCTCCTTCCTCGGCCTCGGCATTCCCGAGCCCTACCCGTCCTGGGGACGCATGCTGTCAGAATCCGCGGCCGAATATGTCCGCACCGCGCCGTGGCTGGTCATCTTCCCGGGCATTGCCATCAGCCTCGCCGTGTTCGGCACCAATCTGTTCGGCGACGCGCTGCGCGACATCCTCGATCCGAGGCAGCGCGGCTGA
- the lpxK gene encoding tetraacyldisaccharide 4'-kinase, which produces MREPAFWYRPRSFKSHLLRPLGALYGAIAERRMMRKGLDAGIPVLCVGNYHVGGAGKTPTVLALTKLLRSLGETPVVLSRGYGGHLQGPVMVDRERHSAADVGDEPLMMVREVPVAVARDRISGVALARSQGATVILMDDGFQNPRLQKDASLIVIDGARGIGNGRVFPAGPLRAPLTMQMSRTDALVLIGDGQAADGIAAEITARGKPVLRARLKPEAASVAQLFGKSVLAFAGIGDPERFFRTLRASGIDVARTRPFADHHMFSKAEIDAMVDEAGREQLTLVTTEKDLARLRGMAGLAADIVPFAVTLEFDDPASLRRFVSERLFKARESRFAVR; this is translated from the coding sequence ATGCGTGAGCCGGCCTTCTGGTACCGGCCACGTTCGTTCAAGTCGCATCTTTTACGGCCGCTCGGCGCGCTCTACGGCGCGATCGCCGAGCGCCGCATGATGCGCAAGGGCCTTGATGCCGGCATTCCCGTGCTCTGCGTCGGCAATTATCATGTCGGCGGCGCCGGCAAGACGCCGACCGTGCTGGCCCTGACCAAATTGCTGCGCTCGCTCGGCGAGACCCCGGTCGTGCTCAGCCGCGGCTATGGCGGGCACTTGCAGGGCCCCGTGATGGTCGATCGCGAGCGTCACAGCGCGGCCGATGTCGGCGACGAGCCGCTGATGATGGTGCGCGAGGTCCCGGTTGCGGTGGCGCGCGACCGCATCAGTGGCGTCGCGCTTGCGAGGTCGCAGGGCGCGACCGTGATCCTGATGGATGACGGCTTTCAGAACCCGCGCCTCCAGAAGGATGCCTCGCTCATCGTGATCGACGGCGCGCGCGGCATCGGCAACGGCAGGGTGTTTCCCGCAGGTCCCCTACGCGCGCCGCTGACAATGCAGATGTCGCGCACCGACGCGCTTGTTCTGATCGGCGACGGACAGGCCGCGGACGGCATCGCCGCCGAGATCACGGCGCGCGGCAAACCGGTGCTGCGCGCGCGCCTGAAGCCTGAGGCCGCGTCGGTCGCGCAGCTGTTCGGCAAATCGGTGCTGGCCTTTGCCGGCATCGGCGATCCCGAACGCTTCTTCCGCACGCTGCGCGCCAGCGGCATCGACGTCGCACGCACGCGTCCTTTCGCCGATCATCACATGTTCTCGAAGGCCGAGATCGATGCGATGGTCGATGAGGCAGGACGCGAGCAGCTCACGCTCGTCACCACCGAGAAGGATCTCGCGCGCCTGCGTGGCATGGCGGGCCTTGCCGCCGACATCGTGCCGTTCGCCGTCACGCTGGAATTCGATGATCCGGCAAGCCTGCGCCGTTTCGTCAGCGAGCGCCTGTTCAAGGCGCGCGAGAGCCGGTTCGCCGTGCGATGA
- a CDS encoding 3-keto-5-aminohexanoate cleavage protein: MSDKAVITCALNGVLTDPRQHHVPVTPEEMAREARAAFDAGASIMHIHLRQQAPNKGHLPSWDVSVSREIQQAIREACPGAIINHTSGVSGPNYSGALDCIRETKPEIAACNAGSLNYLKVKADHTWAWPPMMFDNAVEKVKDYLDVMNAAGTIPEFECFDVGIVRCVGMYAEVGMYKGPLEYNFVMGVASGMPADPELLPILLKLKRPEAHWQVTAIGREEIWPLHQRCADLGGHLRTGLEDTFYLADGRKVTSNGQLIEAVAACARRAGREIASPAEARKIFGTNR; this comes from the coding sequence ATGAGCGACAAGGCCGTCATCACCTGCGCGCTGAATGGCGTGCTCACCGATCCCCGGCAGCACCACGTGCCGGTGACGCCCGAAGAGATGGCGCGCGAGGCCAGGGCTGCGTTCGATGCCGGCGCCAGCATCATGCACATCCATCTGCGCCAGCAGGCGCCGAACAAGGGGCACCTGCCATCCTGGGATGTCAGCGTTTCGCGCGAGATCCAGCAGGCGATCCGCGAGGCCTGTCCCGGCGCGATCATCAATCACACATCGGGCGTGTCGGGGCCGAACTACAGCGGCGCGCTCGATTGCATCCGCGAGACCAAGCCGGAGATCGCCGCGTGCAACGCCGGCTCGCTGAACTATCTGAAGGTGAAGGCCGATCATACCTGGGCCTGGCCCCCGATGATGTTCGACAACGCGGTCGAGAAAGTGAAGGACTATCTCGACGTCATGAACGCGGCGGGCACCATCCCCGAGTTCGAATGCTTTGACGTCGGCATCGTCCGCTGCGTCGGCATGTATGCCGAAGTCGGCATGTACAAGGGACCGCTCGAATACAATTTCGTCATGGGCGTTGCCTCCGGCATGCCCGCCGATCCCGAACTGCTTCCGATCCTGCTCAAGCTGAAGCGCCCCGAGGCGCATTGGCAGGTCACGGCAATCGGCCGCGAGGAAATCTGGCCGCTGCACCAGCGCTGCGCCGATCTCGGTGGGCACCTGAGGACCGGCCTCGAGGACACCTTCTATCTCGCCGACGGCAGGAAGGTGACGTCGAATGGGCAGTTGATCGAGGCGGTGGCCGCCTGCGCGCGTCGCGCCGGCCGCGAGATCGCGAGCCCGGCCGAGGCGCGGAAGATTTTTGGGACGAATCGATAG
- a CDS encoding ABC transporter ATP-binding protein, translated as MSDAPDLVLDVKNLKTVFFTNSGLFKAVDDVSFHVRRGETLAIVGESGCGKSVTALSLMRLVPDPPGRIVGGAVMLEGTDLLALDDAKMRAIRGNRISMIFQEPMTSLNPVMRIGDQITEAVRLHRRISTREAHDIAVEMLRLVRIPEPARRAKEYPHQLSGGMRQRAMIAMALACRPALLIADEPTTALDVTIQAQILALILDLQKELGTGLVLITHDLGVVAQTAQRVIVMYAGKKVEEASVEALFAAPKHPYTRGLMASIPAVPAPGVAAQARLNEIPGTVPSLVRLPKGCAFAPRCKLAVKRCEAEYPPLQDWGGGHLAACWRAAEVAEEVA; from the coding sequence ATGAGCGATGCTCCCGATCTCGTGCTCGATGTCAAAAACCTGAAAACGGTATTCTTCACCAATTCAGGGCTCTTCAAGGCGGTCGACGACGTCTCATTCCATGTGCGGCGCGGCGAGACACTGGCGATCGTCGGCGAATCCGGCTGCGGCAAGAGCGTGACCGCGCTCTCCCTGATGCGGCTTGTACCCGATCCTCCCGGCCGCATCGTCGGCGGCGCCGTCATGCTCGAAGGCACCGATTTGCTCGCGCTGGATGATGCAAAGATGCGCGCGATCCGCGGCAACCGCATCTCCATGATTTTCCAGGAGCCGATGACCTCGCTCAATCCCGTGATGCGGATCGGCGACCAGATCACGGAGGCGGTGCGGCTGCACAGGAGGATCTCCACCAGGGAGGCCCACGACATCGCGGTCGAGATGCTGCGGCTGGTACGTATTCCGGAACCGGCGCGGCGAGCAAAAGAATATCCGCATCAGCTCTCCGGCGGCATGCGACAGCGCGCGATGATCGCGATGGCGCTGGCGTGCCGGCCGGCGCTGCTGATCGCGGACGAGCCAACCACCGCCCTCGACGTCACCATCCAGGCGCAGATCCTGGCGCTGATCCTCGACCTTCAGAAGGAGCTCGGCACCGGCCTCGTGCTGATCACGCATGATCTCGGCGTCGTCGCGCAGACCGCGCAGCGCGTCATCGTGATGTATGCGGGCAAGAAGGTCGAGGAAGCCAGTGTCGAGGCGTTGTTCGCAGCGCCAAAGCATCCCTATACGCGCGGGTTGATGGCTTCGATCCCGGCCGTGCCGGCGCCCGGTGTCGCGGCGCAGGCGCGACTGAACGAAATTCCCGGCACCGTGCCGTCGCTGGTGCGGCTGCCGAAAGGTTGCGCTTTCGCACCGCGCTGCAAGCTCGCGGTCAAGCGCTGCGAGGCAGAATATCCGCCGCTTCAGGATTGGGGCGGCGGCCATCTCGCGGCGTGCTGGCGCGCGGCCGAAGTCGCGGAGGAGGTGGCATGA
- a CDS encoding acyl-CoA carboxylase subunit beta yields the protein MSIIENTISPGSAAYHANRDGMLALIDRMRALEERTRAASAAAKDRFHKRGQLLPRERVALVLDPGAPFIELSTLAGYMFDVSDPNKSVPGGGVIAGIGFVSGIRCMVSASDAGIDAGALQPYGLDKTLRVQELALENKLPYVQLVESAGANLLRYRVEDFVRGGNIFRNLARLSAAGLPVVTVTHGSSTAGGAYQTGLSDYIVMVRGRTRAFLAGPPLLKAATGEIATEEELGGAEMHTQISGLGDYLAEDDRDALRIAREIMAVLEWERPGRAAAQYKPPRYDQDELLGIMPMDHKRPVDMKQVIARIVDDSDFTEMAPNYGPATLCGHARIEGQAIGIITNNGPLDPAGANKATHFIQACCQTRTPLLYLNNTTGYMVGKSYEEAGMIKHGSKMIQAVTSATVPQITIYCGASFGAGNYGMCGRGFHPRFCFSWPNAKTAVMGGEQAAETMAIVTEAAAARRGKAIEKDKLEAMKAQIIGVFDGQMDVFSTSARVLDDGVIDPRDTRAVLSEVLAICREGDARVPQRMQFSVARP from the coding sequence GTGTCCATCATCGAAAACACCATTTCCCCCGGCAGCGCCGCCTACCACGCCAATCGTGACGGCATGTTGGCGCTGATCGACCGCATGCGTGCGCTGGAAGAGCGCACGCGCGCGGCGTCCGCCGCCGCGAAGGACCGCTTCCACAAGCGCGGTCAGCTGCTGCCGCGCGAGCGCGTCGCGCTGGTGCTCGATCCCGGCGCGCCCTTCATCGAGCTCTCCACGCTCGCGGGCTACATGTTCGACGTATCAGATCCCAACAAGAGCGTGCCGGGCGGCGGCGTCATCGCCGGGATCGGCTTCGTCTCGGGCATCCGCTGCATGGTCAGCGCCAGCGACGCCGGCATCGATGCCGGCGCGCTGCAACCTTATGGTCTCGACAAGACGCTGCGCGTGCAGGAGCTCGCGCTGGAGAACAAGCTGCCTTACGTGCAGCTTGTCGAAAGCGCCGGCGCCAACCTCTTGCGCTATCGCGTCGAGGACTTCGTTCGCGGCGGCAACATCTTTCGCAACCTCGCGCGGCTCTCGGCGGCAGGCCTTCCCGTCGTCACCGTGACGCATGGCTCATCGACCGCGGGTGGGGCCTATCAGACGGGTCTGTCCGACTACATCGTCATGGTGCGTGGCCGCACGCGTGCGTTTCTCGCGGGGCCGCCGCTGCTCAAGGCTGCAACCGGCGAGATCGCGACCGAAGAAGAGCTCGGCGGCGCCGAGATGCATACCCAGATCTCCGGTCTCGGCGACTACCTCGCCGAGGACGACCGCGACGCCCTGCGCATCGCGCGCGAGATCATGGCGGTGCTGGAATGGGAGCGGCCGGGTCGCGCTGCCGCGCAGTACAAGCCGCCGCGCTACGACCAGGACGAGCTGCTCGGCATCATGCCGATGGACCACAAGCGCCCGGTCGACATGAAGCAGGTCATCGCACGCATCGTCGACGATTCCGATTTCACCGAGATGGCACCGAACTATGGCCCGGCCACCCTCTGCGGCCATGCCCGCATCGAGGGCCAGGCGATCGGCATCATCACCAACAACGGCCCGCTCGACCCGGCCGGCGCCAACAAGGCGACGCACTTCATCCAGGCCTGCTGCCAGACCCGCACGCCTCTGCTGTATCTGAACAACACCACCGGGTACATGGTCGGCAAGTCCTACGAAGAGGCCGGCATGATCAAGCACGGCTCGAAGATGATCCAGGCGGTGACGTCGGCGACGGTGCCGCAGATCACGATCTATTGCGGCGCCTCCTTCGGCGCCGGCAATTACGGCATGTGCGGCCGCGGCTTCCATCCGCGCTTCTGCTTTTCCTGGCCCAATGCCAAGACCGCGGTGATGGGCGGCGAGCAGGCCGCCGAGACCATGGCGATCGTGACGGAAGCGGCTGCTGCGCGGCGCGGCAAAGCGATAGAGAAGGACAAGCTCGAGGCCATGAAGGCGCAGATCATCGGCGTGTTCGACGGCCAAATGGATGTGTTCTCGACCAGCGCCCGCGTGCTCGACGACGGCGTGATCGATCCGCGCGACACCCGCGCGGTTCTCTCGGAAGTGCTCGCGATCTGCCGCGAGGGTGACGCACGCGTGCCGCAGCGCATGCAATTCTCGGTGGCCCGCCCATGA
- a CDS encoding 3-deoxy-D-manno-octulosonic acid transferase translates to MPNSAARNRTMPNSLPMTLRMYQRLSSGLVPLAPALIKRRLKQGKEDPARVGERRGLSDDVRPHGPLVWIHGASVGEVLAAAALVERLRDLNLRILLTSGTVTSAAMVAKRFPPDVIHQYVPYDSPRYVARFLDHWQPSLALFIESDLWPNLILAGAARRVPMVLINGRMSPRSFPRWRRVQGTISALLSRFDICLAQSKTDAERFSALGSQNVAITGNLKLDVPAPPADPAKLERLMAVTRGRPIIVAASTHPGEDEMLISAHRTLTGFFPSLLTVIVPRHPDRGSSISGLISASGLKPGQRSREELPTAATDIYVADTMGELGLFYRLSPIVFMGKSLVGHGGQNPIEAIKLGAAIVHGPNVSNFSELYEALDQSGGARTADSQEALVKQLGQLLADPAVRDKMQRAGHGVVEQLGGALDRTLVALEPYLLQLRLEMGAANA, encoded by the coding sequence ATGCCCAACTCGGCCGCCCGGAACCGGACCATGCCTAATTCGCTGCCGATGACGCTGCGGATGTACCAGCGGCTGTCGTCCGGCCTGGTGCCGCTCGCGCCTGCGCTGATCAAGCGCCGGCTCAAGCAGGGCAAGGAAGATCCGGCCCGCGTCGGCGAGCGGCGCGGCCTCAGCGATGACGTGCGGCCGCACGGCCCGCTGGTCTGGATCCACGGCGCAAGCGTCGGCGAGGTGCTGGCCGCAGCCGCGCTCGTCGAACGGCTGCGCGACCTCAATTTGCGCATCCTGCTGACCTCAGGCACGGTGACCTCGGCCGCGATGGTGGCAAAGCGCTTTCCGCCCGATGTCATCCATCAATACGTGCCGTACGACTCGCCGCGTTATGTCGCGCGCTTCCTCGATCACTGGCAGCCGTCGCTCGCGCTGTTCATCGAATCCGATCTGTGGCCGAACCTGATCTTGGCGGGCGCCGCGCGGCGCGTGCCGATGGTCCTGATCAACGGGCGGATGTCGCCGCGCTCCTTCCCGCGCTGGCGGCGGGTGCAGGGCACGATCTCGGCGCTGCTCTCCAGGTTCGACATTTGCCTCGCGCAGTCGAAGACCGACGCCGAGCGCTTTTCCGCGCTCGGCAGCCAGAACGTCGCGATCACGGGCAACCTCAAGCTCGACGTGCCGGCCCCGCCCGCCGATCCCGCGAAACTCGAGCGGCTGATGGCGGTGACGCGGGGGCGTCCCATCATCGTCGCGGCCTCGACCCATCCGGGCGAGGACGAGATGCTGATCTCGGCGCATCGCACGCTCACCGGCTTCTTTCCCTCGCTGCTGACCGTGATCGTGCCGCGTCATCCGGATCGCGGCTCGTCGATATCGGGACTGATCTCGGCCTCGGGCCTGAAGCCGGGCCAGCGCTCGCGCGAGGAGCTGCCGACGGCTGCGACCGACATCTATGTCGCCGACACCATGGGCGAGCTCGGCCTGTTCTACCGCCTGTCGCCGATCGTGTTCATGGGCAAATCCTTGGTCGGGCATGGCGGCCAGAATCCGATCGAGGCGATCAAGCTCGGCGCTGCGATCGTGCACGGGCCGAACGTCTCCAACTTCAGCGAACTCTACGAGGCACTCGACCAGAGCGGCGGCGCGCGCACCGCTGACAGCCAGGAGGCGCTGGTGAAGCAGCTCGGCCAGTTGCTCGCCGATCCCGCCGTGCGCGACAAGATGCAGCGCGCCGGCCATGGCGTGGTCGAGCAGCTCGGCGGCGCGCTGGATCGCACGCTCGTGGCGCTCGAGCCCTATCTGCTTCAGCTCCGGCTCGAAATGGGAGCCGCCAATGCGTGA
- a CDS encoding ABC transporter permease: MFAYLVQRLFLMLVTLFGISVVIFFLLRIVPGNIVDILFAAAGYVDPADKANLEKELGIDQPLVVQYLHWIGGLLRGDFGYSYVSEKPALQEILPRIPITARLAGLALLFSASIGIPLGVISAVKQGTKLDYALRVVSLSGLSLPSFWLGLLILTASVAMFGQMPIFNPNPQTYLEAFATYAVPAAAVGFRSAALTMRITRSSMLEVLRQDYIRTARAKGASDAAVNYQHALKNAILPVITVIGIEAAFLIGGLIVTETVFNIPGVARFLVEAIRWRDYPIVQNLVMFIAVVVVFANFTVDMLYAVFDPRIRFTD; this comes from the coding sequence ATGTTTGCCTATCTGGTGCAGCGCCTGTTCCTGATGCTCGTGACCCTGTTCGGGATCTCGGTCGTCATCTTCTTCCTGCTGCGCATCGTGCCCGGCAACATCGTCGACATCCTCTTTGCCGCAGCCGGTTACGTCGATCCCGCCGACAAGGCCAATCTGGAAAAGGAGCTCGGCATCGACCAGCCGCTGGTCGTGCAGTATCTGCACTGGATCGGCGGCCTTCTGCGCGGCGATTTTGGTTACTCCTATGTCTCGGAGAAGCCGGCGCTTCAGGAGATCCTGCCGCGCATTCCGATCACGGCGCGGCTTGCCGGACTTGCACTATTGTTCTCTGCCTCGATCGGCATTCCCTTGGGCGTGATCAGCGCGGTGAAGCAGGGAACGAAGCTCGACTACGCGTTGCGTGTCGTCAGCCTCAGCGGACTGTCGCTGCCCTCGTTCTGGCTCGGGCTTTTGATCCTGACCGCATCGGTCGCGATGTTCGGCCAGATGCCGATCTTCAATCCCAATCCGCAGACCTATTTGGAAGCGTTTGCGACCTATGCGGTGCCGGCTGCCGCGGTCGGCTTCCGCAGCGCCGCGCTCACCATGCGCATCACGCGCTCCTCGATGCTGGAGGTGCTGCGGCAGGACTACATCCGCACCGCGCGCGCCAAGGGCGCCTCCGACGCCGCCGTGAACTATCAGCACGCGCTGAAGAACGCGATCTTGCCCGTGATTACCGTGATCGGCATCGAGGCCGCGTTCCTGATCGGCGGCCTCATCGTCACCGAGACCGTGTTCAACATCCCCGGCGTCGCGCGCTTCCTGGTCGAGGCGATCCGCTGGCGGGATTATCCGATCGTGCAGAACCTCGTGATGTTCATCGCGGTCGTGGTGGTGTTCGCGAACTTCACCGTCGACATGCTCTACGCCGTGTTCGACCCCCGCATCCGGTTTACAGATTGA
- a CDS encoding acetyl-CoA carboxylase biotin carboxylase subunit, with product MRNGSVPHQTFFKVLVANRGEIALRVMRSARRLGLGVVAVYSDADRDALHVRQADQAVRIGEALPAQSYLNIPAIIAAAKASGADAVHPGYGFLAENEAFAQACKDAGLVFIGPSPQAIEAMGNKAGAKEIMKKAGVPIVPGYQGADQSDEAMLAEANNIGFPVMIKAVAGGGGRGMRLVTEAASFPDALRSARSEAKAAFGDPTVILERAIQNPRHIEIQVFGDSYGNAIHLGERDCSVQRRHQKLIEEAPSPAVTPELRAKMGEVAVAAVRALRYEGAGTLEFLLDASGAFYFMEMNTRLQVEHPVTEAITGLDLVELQLRVARGEPLPVKQQDIRFSGHAIEVRLCSEDAAHDFMPQSGRMACWQVPDGLRVEHALQSGTEIPPFYDSMIAKVISRGASREEARGRLICGLEQLTAFGVITNQAFLMSCLRHPGFARGEATTAFIGAHHDELLAPRKDGAFETALAGLLLYVTNPHAPPWRAGRSLAATFPLPAKIEVDGHTHELEVTRERGGGYMVVLDSQSHKFEIDQLDPDAIRFRHNSLMDTTKFLRDGDRLYLQHRGIPLAATDLTHAAPKAAASNGGDGKVRAAMNGRVVAVLVKPGDRVTAGQPVMTLEAMKMEHVHKAGIDGVVAAIDVAEGEQVTTGKIVVEIGAD from the coding sequence ATGAGGAACGGATCAGTGCCGCACCAGACGTTCTTCAAGGTCCTGGTCGCCAACCGCGGCGAGATCGCGCTGCGGGTGATGCGCAGCGCGCGGCGGCTGGGTTTGGGCGTCGTCGCGGTCTATTCGGATGCGGATCGAGACGCGTTGCACGTGCGGCAGGCCGACCAGGCAGTGCGGATCGGCGAAGCCTTGCCCGCGCAATCCTATCTCAACATCCCCGCCATCATCGCCGCTGCGAAAGCGAGCGGCGCGGACGCCGTGCATCCCGGCTACGGCTTCCTCGCCGAGAACGAGGCGTTTGCGCAAGCCTGCAAGGATGCCGGCCTCGTCTTCATCGGCCCGTCGCCGCAGGCGATCGAGGCGATGGGCAACAAGGCTGGCGCCAAGGAGATCATGAAGAAGGCCGGCGTGCCTATCGTGCCGGGCTATCAGGGTGCCGATCAGAGTGACGAGGCCATGCTCGCGGAGGCCAACAACATCGGCTTCCCCGTGATGATCAAGGCGGTCGCCGGCGGCGGCGGCCGCGGTATGCGGCTCGTGACCGAGGCCGCATCCTTTCCCGATGCGCTGCGCAGCGCGCGCTCCGAGGCCAAGGCCGCCTTCGGCGATCCCACAGTCATCCTCGAGCGCGCGATCCAGAATCCACGGCATATCGAGATTCAGGTATTCGGCGACTCCTACGGAAATGCCATCCATCTCGGCGAGCGCGACTGCTCGGTGCAGCGCCGACACCAGAAGCTGATCGAGGAGGCGCCCTCGCCGGCGGTGACGCCGGAGCTGCGTGCGAAAATGGGCGAGGTCGCGGTCGCCGCAGTGAGGGCGCTGCGCTACGAGGGCGCCGGCACGCTGGAGTTTTTGCTCGACGCAAGCGGCGCCTTCTACTTCATGGAGATGAACACCCGTCTTCAGGTCGAGCATCCCGTCACCGAGGCGATCACCGGGCTCGACCTCGTCGAGCTGCAACTGCGCGTCGCCCGCGGCGAGCCGCTGCCGGTGAAGCAGCAGGACATCAGGTTTTCGGGCCACGCCATTGAGGTTCGGCTGTGCTCGGAGGATGCCGCGCACGACTTCATGCCGCAGTCCGGCCGCATGGCGTGCTGGCAGGTGCCGGACGGCTTGCGTGTCGAGCACGCGCTGCAATCGGGCACGGAAATCCCGCCATTCTACGATTCCATGATCGCCAAGGTCATCAGCCGCGGCGCGAGCCGCGAGGAAGCGCGCGGTCGCCTGATCTGCGGCCTGGAGCAGCTCACCGCTTTCGGCGTCATTACCAACCAGGCGTTCCTGATGTCGTGCCTGCGTCATCCCGGCTTCGCCAGAGGCGAGGCGACGACGGCCTTCATCGGCGCGCATCACGACGAATTGCTGGCGCCGCGCAAGGACGGTGCGTTCGAGACGGCGCTGGCGGGCCTGTTGCTCTACGTCACCAACCCGCATGCCCCACCATGGCGGGCCGGACGGAGTCTGGCGGCAACGTTTCCGCTCCCTGCGAAGATCGAGGTGGACGGTCACACGCACGAGCTCGAGGTCACGCGCGAACGCGGTGGCGGGTACATGGTCGTGCTCGATAGCCAAAGCCACAAGTTCGAGATCGATCAACTCGATCCCGACGCCATTCGCTTCCGCCACAACAGCCTCATGGACACTACAAAATTCCTGCGTGATGGCGATCGACTCTACCTCCAGCACCGCGGTATCCCGCTCGCGGCGACCGATCTCACCCACGCCGCGCCGAAGGCCGCCGCAAGCAATGGCGGCGACGGCAAGGTGCGTGCCGCCATGAACGGCCGCGTCGTCGCCGTTCTGGTCAAGCCGGGCGACCGCGTCACCGCCGGCCAGCCGGTGATGACGCTGGAAGCGATGAAGATGGAGCACGTCCACAAGGCCGGCATCGACGGCGTGGTCGCGGCGATCGACGTCGCCGAGGGTGAGCAGGTGACGACGGGGAAGATCGTGGTGGAGATTGGGGCGGATTAG